Proteins from a genomic interval of Pecten maximus chromosome 13, xPecMax1.1, whole genome shotgun sequence:
- the LOC117340276 gene encoding tubulin-specific chaperone cofactor E-like protein produces the protein MMEDRQTEDFSLIHAINAKYSDEDNTSDFKVYISSNAPGKKDSGGLVIPPILVLDNNRVTCAGPSDAIASLCCRVTELDITNNLFTCWKEVLSMITHIPRLQTLNLTSNTLTAGSLGPDVETLTFPNVNLLILNNTQTTWSSMHTLLKIFPSLSELHLSLNGYASIDVENLETYPSLKKLFINKHAVPRWSKISRLGCVFPNLETLVTIESDLADMISECSEAASVFQCLKCLHISSSKLPNWEHIEELRKIPKLCDIRMKNIPFLEEYNEKVRRQMIIARLPNITHLNVSPINQQEREDAERAFIRFYMDKENPPRRYHELEQTYGKLDHLVDLDLSPKTTCRLIVKMNDDDDDDDGGKSKEMDISITQTVRELKQFLQEFAGLPSHKFRLFYTGIVDEEKINPQELIYPNKFLHTLNISDGDWLVIIPKLF, from the exons ATGATGGAAGATCGACAAACTGAAGATTTTTCCCTAATACATGCTATCAATGCCAAGTACAGTGATGAGGATAACACTAGTGACTTCAAAGTCTACATTTCTTCAAACGCTCCAGGCAAGAAAG ATAGTGGAGGTCTTGTGATTCCGCCAATTCTTGTTCTGGACAACAACAGAGTCACGTGTGCTGGACCAAGTGACGCCATTGCATCGCTGTGTTGCCGTGTTACAGAACTTGACATTACAAATAACTTGTTTACATGTTGGAAGGAG GTGTTGTCAATGATAACACATATACCTCGTCTACAAACACTGAATTTGACGTCCAACACCCTGACAGCTGGCTCTCTGGGACCTGATGTGGAGACACTGACTTTTCCCAATGTCAATCTGCTTATCTTAAACAACACCCAGACCACCTGGTCCTCTATGCACACCTTATTGAAGATATTTCCCAG tcTGAGTGAACTCCACCTTAGCCTTAATGGGTACGCATCTATAGATGTAGAAAACCTCGAGACTTACCCAAGCCTTAAAAAACTGTTCATCAACAAACACGCAGTCCCTAGATGGTCGAAAATCTCCAGATTGGGATGTGTTTTTCCAAACTTGGAAACCCTCGTCACAATTGAGTCTGATCTAGCAGATATGATTTCGGAATGTTCCGAGGCAGCATCCGTGTTTCAGTGCCTGAAATGTCTACATATCAGCTCCTCCAAGTTACCTAACTGGGAACATATAGAAGAACTGAGAAAAATTCCAAAACTCTGTGATATACGGATGAAAAATATTCCCTTTCTGGAG GAGTATAACGAGAAAGTGAGACGTCAAATGATCATAGCTCGCTTACCCAATATCACTCATCTGAATGTCAGTCCAATTAACCAGCAAGAACGGGAGGATGCTGAACGGGCCTTCATACGATTCTACATGGACAAGGAGAACCCACCAAGGAG ATATCATGAACTTGAACAAACATATGGGAAACTGGACCATCTTGTTGACCTTGATCTTTCTCCTAAAACAACATGCAGACTCATTGTCAAGATgaatgatgatgacgatgatgatgatggtggaaAGTCAAAAGAaatggacatcagtattacacaaACGGTGCGCgaattaaaacaatttcttCAAGAGTTTGCTGGTCTTCCGTCCCACAAGTTCCGTCTATTTTACACGGGAATAGTTGACGAAGAGAAAATCAACCCGCAAGAGTTAATTTATCCTAACAAATTTTTACACACTCTCAATATCAGTGATGGCGATTGGCTTGTAATCATtccaaaattattttga